A DNA window from Hoplias malabaricus isolate fHopMal1 chromosome 5, fHopMal1.hap1, whole genome shotgun sequence contains the following coding sequences:
- the slc25a55b gene encoding solute carrier family 25 member 55b, which produces MAQQPISLPAKLINGGVAGMVGVTCVFPIDLAKTRLQNQRGTHTVYKNMMDCLIKTVRSEGYFGMYRGAAVNLTLVTPEKAIKLAANDFFRHQLSRGDSRLGVFREMLAGCGAGVCQVIVTTPMEMLKIQLQDAGRLVAQRNLAVVPSPACGGTVLSCSYIRPVSAVQITQELLRTRGVQGLYKGLGATLLRDIPFSMLYFPLFAHLNQLGKPSELDNAPFYWSFVSGCAAGCTAAVAVSPCDVVKTRLQSLNKSSNEEMYSGVVDCIRKIIRKEGPSALMKGAGCRALVIAPLFGIAQVVYFIGVGEFVLGQYPFNLYSN; this is translated from the exons ATGGCTCAGCAACCAATCAG TCTTCCAGCCAAATTGATCAATGGGGGCGTGGCTGGGATGGTCGGCGTGACCTGTGTGTTCCCAATTGACCTCGCAAAAACACGACTCCAGAACCAGCGCGGCACCCACACTGTCTACAAGAACAT GATGGACTGTCTAATTAAAACTGTTCGCTCTGAGGGATATTTTGGAATGTACAGAG gtgcaGCAGTGAACCTGACCCTGGTGACCCCAGAGAAGGCCATCAAACTCGCTGCCAACGACTTTTTCCGCCACCAGCTCAGCAGAGGAGA TTCTAGACTCGGCGTGTTTAGGGAGATGCTGGCTGGATGTGGAGCTGGAGTGTGTCAGGTGATTGTCACCACACCGATGGAGATGTTGAAGATCCAGCTGCAGGATGCAGGGAGGCTGG TGGCCCAGAGGAACCTGGCTGTGGTTCCATCTCCAGCGTGTGGTGGAACGGTGCTCAGCTGTTCCTATATTCGTCCAGTTTCAGCCGTACAGATCACACAGGAACTGCTGAGGACTCGTGGAGTTCAGGGCCTTTATAAGGGTCTCGGGGCCACACTACTCAG ggATATTCCATTCTCCATGCTGTATTTCCCTCTGTTTGCTCACCTGAACCAGCTGGGGAAGCCGTCTGAGTTGGATAACGCTCCATTTTACTGGTCCTTCGTGTCCGGCTGTGCAGCTGGCTGCACAGCAGCTGTGGCGGTCAGCCCCTGTgatg TGGTGAAAACCAGGCTGCAGTCACTCAATAAAAGCTCAAATGAGGAGATGTACAGCGGAGTGGTGGACTGTATCAG AAAGATCATCCGGAAGGAGGGGCCCTCTGCTCTGATGAAAGGCGCTGGCTGCAGGGCTCTGGTCATCGCTCCACTATTTGGCATCGCACAGGTCGTTTATTTCATTGGAGTCGGAGAGTTCGTCCTGGGACAGTACCCCTTTAACCTCTATTCAAACTAA